The Tenacibaculum jejuense genome includes a window with the following:
- a CDS encoding FMN-binding negative transcriptional regulator, whose product MYNVSSYKAKNEQEILDFIKEYPFVQITGVNEKGKPVATQIPVIVEKRNDDLYIVGHMMKETDHCKAFQENPNVLSVFTGPNGYVSASWCVSPNKGSTWNYMSVHAEGKVSFFEGEKLVSLMKTFTLLHENGNENSPTIYDNLSDSYTNKWMPYITGFEIKVDCLDTVFKLSQSLDEQSYLNVIAELEKRGGRDSFLAMEMQKRVSELFSE is encoded by the coding sequence CTAAGAATGAACAAGAAATTCTAGATTTTATCAAAGAATATCCTTTCGTTCAAATTACAGGTGTGAATGAAAAAGGGAAACCAGTTGCCACTCAAATTCCTGTAATTGTAGAAAAGCGAAATGATGATTTGTACATCGTAGGGCATATGATGAAAGAAACAGATCATTGTAAAGCGTTTCAAGAAAATCCAAATGTATTATCGGTTTTTACTGGACCTAATGGATACGTTAGCGCTTCTTGGTGTGTGAGTCCAAACAAAGGTTCAACTTGGAATTATATGAGTGTTCATGCAGAAGGAAAAGTTTCTTTTTTTGAAGGAGAAAAGTTAGTGTCTTTAATGAAAACATTTACATTGCTTCATGAAAATGGAAATGAGAATTCACCAACAATTTATGATAATTTATCAGATAGTTACACCAATAAATGGATGCCATACATTACAGGATTTGAAATTAAAGTGGATTGTTTAGATACGGTGTTTAAATTAAGTCAAAGCTTAGATGAGCAAAGTTATTTAAATGTAATTGCTGAGCTAGAGAAACGTGGAGGAAGAGATTCTTTTTTAGCAATGGAAATGCAAAAGAGAGTTTCAGAACTGTTTTCTGAATAA
- a CDS encoding M50 family metallopeptidase: MISKKLDYTILIVAVAIFLLLQLPYFVQIQYPFRLLGTWFHEMGHGLTALLTGGKFHYLEIYQNGGGVAYSSVTNRFLPIYLCSALTATGGLFGPAISGSILIMSARSQKHAAIMLRILTGVMILSLIIWIRSYWGIVVLGAITIALIVIMFLKNKKIETITVLFLGLQCILSTYLQFNYLFTKEFERNGQTMTSDTQNIAANTFGTYWMWGALIFILSGIMLYKSVKFYLRK, encoded by the coding sequence GTGATTTCAAAAAAGTTAGATTATACGATTTTAATTGTAGCAGTTGCCATATTTCTATTGTTACAGTTACCATATTTTGTTCAAATACAATATCCTTTTAGGCTTTTAGGAACATGGTTTCATGAAATGGGACATGGATTAACCGCTCTTTTAACTGGAGGCAAATTTCATTATTTAGAAATCTATCAGAATGGTGGAGGTGTAGCTTATTCTTCAGTAACGAATCGATTTTTACCTATTTATCTTTGTAGTGCGCTTACAGCAACGGGTGGGTTGTTCGGTCCTGCTATTTCAGGAAGTATTCTAATTATGTCGGCTAGATCACAAAAACATGCTGCAATTATGTTACGAATTCTGACAGGAGTCATGATTCTATCTTTAATTATATGGATTCGATCGTACTGGGGAATTGTTGTTTTAGGAGCTATTACTATAGCGTTAATTGTTATTATGTTTTTAAAAAATAAAAAGATTGAAACAATTACTGTTTTGTTCTTAGGGTTACAATGTATTTTAAGTACTTATCTTCAGTTTAATTATTTATTTACAAAGGAATTTGAACGTAACGGACAAACAATGACCTCCGACACACAAAATATTGCAGCCAATACATTTGGAACTTATTGGATGTGGGGAGCTCTTATTTTTATACTTAGCGGAATTATGCTTTATAAGAGTGTAAAATTTTATTTAAGAAAATAA